A window of Corticium candelabrum chromosome 3, ooCorCand1.1, whole genome shotgun sequence contains these coding sequences:
- the LOC134177157 gene encoding uncharacterized protein LOC134177157 translates to MLLLRHCHVPRMTHLARSVAPKYLIEAASLHDHLTRESFSKILNCGPIPNDRWFQATLPIKNGGFGMTSITEICQIAFISSWANALSTLPIRFPAMENQINEIIFGDGADGSIRSELLRAIPPGKIFTDLLEDTKRLQQKLTRQHMSFATAHMVENTASPRDAARLRSLGGKGAGSWLNTIPESAKFALSPYEFRLACLLRLGLSLPAVRWIEQCDCGTALDEMGYHLLTCKKGGGPVWSHDSIVSEWDDCLRQLQIHHKKEPRDRYNDSNNRPDIAVFDVGSGANVELDVALSHPWASDIVSQAAEKDGAAAARREDRKTKKYSELKLAGMSSMRFVPLVMEHFGRWGEEATKYLQELSRRSCDDAGNNNCNEFMCFWRKRFSITLQRCNAKTIAKKISILTFNSCNTVDDFVTQFYIH, encoded by the coding sequence ATGCTTTTACTTAGGCATTGCCATGTTCCTAGAATGACACACTTGGCAAGGTCAGTAGCACCAAAGTACCTCATCGAAGCAGCTTCACTGCATGATCATCTGACAAGAGAGTCATTTTCAAAAATACTGAACTGTGGTCCAATTCCAAACGACAGGTGGTTTCAAGCGACACTACCGATTAAAAATGGAGGTTTTGGGATGACATCCATTACAGAGATATGTCAAATAGCCTTTATATCTAGCTGGGCTAATGCACTGTCGACATTACCGATTCGATTCCCAGCTATGGAGAATCAAATTAATGAAATCATTTTTGGAGATGGTGCAGATGGTTCTATTAGATCCGAGTTACTTCGAGCAATTCCTCCTGGCAAGATTTTTACTGACTTGCTAGAGGACACTAAGagactacaacaaaaattaactCGTCAACACATGTCTTTTGCTACTGCCCACATGGTAGAAAACACTGCTTCGCCCAGAGATGCGGCTCGCCTTCGCTCTCTAGGTGGAAAAGGTGCTGGCTCCTGGCTTAACACGATTCCAGAATCAGCAAAATTCGCACTCTCACCTTACGAATTCCGTTTGGCGTGTTTGCTGAGATTGGGTCTATCTTTGCCGGCTGTCAGATGGATTGAGCAGTGTGATTGTGGAACTGCATTAGACGAAATGGGATACCACTTGCTGACTTGTAAGAAGGGTGGTGGGCCTGTTTGGTCACACGATTCGATAGTAAGTGAATGGGATGACTGTTTGCGGCAGCTGCAGATTCACCACAAAAAGGAACCGAGGGACAGATACAATGATAGCaacaacagaccggacatcGCCGTCTTTGATGTTGGCTCTGGTGCCAATGTGGAACTAGATGTAGCCCTTTCACATCCATGGGCATCGGACATTGTGAGTCAGGCTGCTGAGAAAGACggggcagcagcagcaagaagagaggacaggaagacaaaaaaATACAGTGAGCTAAAGCTCGCTGGAATGTCTTCAATGAGATTTGTTCCCCTCgtcatggaacactttggtcgcTGGGGTGAAGAAGCCACAAAGTATCTACAGGAACTATCTCGCCGATCATGTGATGATGCTGGCAACAATAACTGCAATGAGTTTATGTGCTTTTGGCGAAAGCGGTTTTCAATAACACTACAGcggtgcaatgcaaagacaatagcaaaaaaaatttctattcttacctttaatagttgtaacactgtagatgactttgtcacacaattttacatacattag